A portion of the Caenorhabditis elegans chromosome III genome contains these proteins:
- the R10E4.3 gene encoding uncharacterized protein (Confirmed by transcript evidence), giving the protein MTSASSQEEDGSEEDEHFKSILLIIMFGAQFVCFLIAWFWFYPRDEPPNNQIMHKLEKDTAKSRIAGGTVRPISRLTSREIRFLAHHDTCHERGFELTEDDKKLLKLAKEGEINHLKHVSKLFDDLTMNCGSIIVKRGASIETNFNNETMEQFDNDETAGIEYLVPLKRSKEEKEKKKKRKTKERMDALDELTRVTSNDRIPLLSRIVHHNQPSRKTLKPATSTIRERTLETQSTMEDDKTQLKVIRKPSSRPHKKPSTMESAVKKKKSAATLKTVRKTTRDELSLATTLEETTRSKKNPLSKEP; this is encoded by the exons atgaCATCGGCGTCGTCGCAAGAGGAGGACGGAAGCGAAGAAGATGAACATTTTAAGTCGATATTATTAATAATCATGTTTGGCGCACAATTTGTTTGCTTCTTAATCGCATGGTTTTGGTTTTACCCGAGAGACGAACCACCAAACAATCAAATAATGCATAAGTTGGAAAAG gacaCTGCAAAATCTCGAATAGCTGGAGGCACAGTTCGTCCGATCAGCCGTCTCACTTCCCGAGAAATCCGCTTTTTAGCTCATCATGACACGTGTCATGAACGTGGCTTTGAGCTGACAGAAGACgataaaaagttgttgaaactGGCAAAAGAAGGGGAAATCAATCATTTGAAGCATGTATCCAAGTTATTCGATGATCTGACAATGAATTGTGGCAGTATAATTGTTAAGCGAGGCGCTTCGATAGaaactaattttaataatGAGACTATGGAACAG ttcgaCAATGATGAAACTGctggaattgaatatttggTACCGTTGAAACGATCGAaggaagaaaaggaaaagaaaaagaagaggaagacGAAAGAAAGAATGGATG CCCTGGACGAACTGACACGTGTCACTTCAAACGATCGAATTCCTCTGTTGTCTCGAATAGTTCACCACAACCAACCATCACGAAAAACACTGAAGCCAGCCACATCAACAATCCGTGAACGAACACTTGAAACTCAGTCAACGATGGAAGATGATAAAACACAATTAAAAGTGATCAGAAAACCATCGTCTAGACCACACAAGAAGCCATCCACAATGGAGAGTGctgtgaaaaagaagaaatcggCGGCAACGTTAA aaactgTTCGTAAAACGACACGGGATGAGCTGTCACTTGCAACAACGCTCGAGGAAACAACACGAAGCAAGAAAAATCCGTTGTCAAAGGAACCctga
- the mcm-5 gene encoding DNA replication licensing factor mcm-5 (Confirmed by transcript evidence), whose product MSNLDNPGIYYQERFFANDGVPDTGRELIAEYRQLITQFRNFIRDFSTGGFGMIYRDQLKRNYFSHEYRLEINLNHLKNFDEDIEMKLRKFPGKVLPALEEAAKIVADEITTPRPKGEEKLHDIQVTLTLDEYPTSLRQVKSAQVSQVVKISGIIVAAAQVRSKATKVTLQCRQCKHTIPDVSIKPGLEGFALPRTCAAPQQGQMQRCPIDPYIMLPDKCECVDYQTLKLQENPEDVPHGEMPRHLQLFTERYLTDKVVPGNRVTIVGVYSIKKLIQKKGGDKSLQGIRTPYLRVLGIHMETSGPGRTNFTTFTPEEERMFKTLAQRKDAYELIAKSIAPSIYGSADIKKSIACLLFGGARKKLPDGITRRGDINVLLLGDPGTAKSQLLKFVEQVSPIGVYTSGKGSSAAGLTASVIRDPQSRSFIMEGGAMVLADGGVVCIDEFDKMREDDRVAIHEAMEQQTISIAKAGITTTLNSRCSVLAAANSVYGRWDESRGDDNIDFMPTILSRFDMIYIVKDTHDVLKDATLAKHVIEVHVNASAAKERDIAGVPKTATTDSDGVMTMFDTDGFLTIEFLKKFVTYARLNCGPRLTPQASEKLVNHYVKMRNPVVNADAFKSGKKAHNSAIPITVRQLEAIVRIAESIAKMELQQFATDKHVEEALRLFRVSTIEAAATGNLAGVEGFTSTADQEALNRIEVQMKKRFAIGTHVSEHLIVQDFVARQHYRESLVKKVIDNLVRRGDLQQKMQRKMLYRVR is encoded by the exons ATGTCTAACCTCGACAACCCCGGAATCTACTATCAGGAACGATTCTTTGCGAATGACGGAGTTCCAGATACTGGAAGAGAGTTGATCGCTGAATATCGTCAGCTTATCACTCAATTCCGCAATTTTATCCGTGATTTTTCCACTGGAGGCTTCGGAATGATTTACAG AGATCAGCTGAAGCGCAACTACTTCAGCCATGAATATCGCCTTGAAATTAACCTgaatcatctgaaaaatttcgacgAGGACATTGAGATGAAGCTGAGAAAATTCCCAGGAAAAGTGCTCCCAGCTCTCGAGGAAGCCGCCAAAATTGTCGCTGATGAGATTACCACGCCAAGACCAAAGGGAGAGGAGAAGCTTCATGATATTCAAGTGACACTGACGCTTGACGAGTATCCAACCTCACTTCGACAGGTTAAATCTGCTCAGGTCTCCCAGGTTGTCAAGATTTCCGGAATTATTGTGGCTGCTGCTCAg GTTCGCTCTAAAGCCACTAAAGTAACCCTCCAATGTCGTCAGTGCAAGCACACAATTCCAGATGTTTCGATCAAGCCAGGACTTGAAGGATTTGCTCTTCCAAGAACTTGTGCAGC accACAACAAGGACAAATGCAGCGATGCCCAATAGATCCATATATTATGCTGCCCGACAAGTGTGAATGTGTCGATTATCAGACTTTGAAGCTTCAGGAGAATCCAGAAGACGTTCCACATGGAGAAATGCCACGTCATCTTCAGCTTTTCACGGAGAGATATTTGACTGATAAAGTGGTTCCTGGAAATCGAGTCACAATTGTTGGAGTTTATTCGATTAAAaagttgattcaaaaaaagggTGGTGACAAATCTCTTCAAGGAATTCGTACACCATATCTCAGAGTTCTTGGAATCCACATGGAAACATCTGGACCTGGAAGAACCAATTTCACAACGTTTACACCTGAAGAAGAGAGAATGTTCAAGACTTTGGCTCAGAGGAAAGATGCTTATGAACTTATCGCTAAATCGATTGCTCCATCAATCTATGGATCCGCTGATATCAAGAAATCGATTGCTTGTTTGTTGTTCGGAGGTGCTCGTAAGAAGCTTCCAGATGGAATTACACGACGTGGAGACATCAATGTTCTCTTGCTCGGAGATCCAGGAACAGCAAAATCTCAGTTGTTGAAGTTCGTTGAGCAAGTGTCTCCAATTGGAGTGTACACATCTGGAAAAGGATCATCGGCTGCTGGTCTCACTGCATCAGTTATTCGTGATCCACAATCACGCTCGTTCATCATGGAAGGTGGTGCAATGGTTCTGGCTGATGGTGGAGTCGTTTGTATTGATGAATTCGATAAAATGCGTGAAGATGATCGAGTTGCAATTCACGAAGCAATGGAACAACAGACCATTTCTATTGCAAAGGCTGGAATTACAACTACTTTGAATTCTCGTTGCTCGGTTCTGGCGGCCGCTAATTCGGTTTACGGAAGATGGGATGAGTCGAGAGGAGATGATAATATCGATTTTATGCCAACTATTCTGTCTCGTTTCGATATGATCTACATTGTGAAGGATACTCATGATGTTCTCAAAGATGCT acccTCGCGAAGCACGTCATCGAAGTTCATGTGAATGCATCTGCTGCTAAAGAACGTGATATTGCAGGAGTCCCAAAAACAGCCACAACTGATTCAGATGGTGTGATGACAATGTTCGATACGGATGGTTTCTTGACTATCGAGTTCCTCAAGAAATTCGTCACATATGCTCGTTTGAACTGTGGACCACGTCTTACTCCGCAAGCTTCTGAGAAGCTCGTTAATCACTACGTTAAGATGAGAAATCCAGTTGTCAATGCTGATGCTTTTA aatcaggAAAGAAGGCTCATAATTCGGCAATTCCGATTACCGTTCGTCAACTCGAAGCCATTGTTCGTATTGCTGAAAGTATTGCAAAGATGGAGCTTCAGCAGTTTGCCACTGACAAGCACGTCGAGGAAGCGCTCCGTCTGTTCCGTGTTTCAACAATTGAAGCGGCGGCAACTGGAAATTTGGCAGGAGTCGAAGGATTTACTTCAACAGCTGATCAAGAAGCATTGAATCGTATCGAAGTGCAAATGAAGAAGAGATTCGCAATCGGTACACACGTTTCTGAGCATTTGATTGTTCAAGACTTTGTTGCTCGTCAACATTATAGAGAGTCTCTTGTCAAGAAGGTTATCGATAATTTGGTCCGTCGTGGAGACTTGCAACAAAAGATGCAACGCAAGATGCTCTACCGTGTTCgataa
- the nth-1 gene encoding Endonuclease III homolog (Confirmed by transcript evidence) has product MANLVMQIAWGECVGIAVDTHVHRISNRLGWIKTSTPEKTQKALEILLPKSEWQPINHLLVGFGQMQCQPVRPKCGTCLCRFTCPSSTAKNVKSETEETSTSIEVKQEVEDEFEDEKPAKKIKKTRKTRTKIEVKTESET; this is encoded by the exons ATGGCGAATCTCGTCATGCAAATTGCTTGGGGAGAATGTGTGGGAATTGCAGTCGACACACATGTTCACAGAATTTCTAATCGACtcg gctGGATCAAGACCAGCACCCCAGAAAAGACACAAAAAGCGCTTGAAATTCTACTTCCAAAGTCGGAATGGCAACCAATTAATCATCTTCTCGTTGGATTCGGTCAGATGCAATGCCAACCAGTTCGTCCGAAATGTGGAACTTGTCTCTGTAGATTTACGTGCCCCAGTTCCACAGCTAAAAATGTGAAGAGCGAGACTGAAGAG acttccACAAGTATCGAGGTTAAACAAGAAGTTGAGGATGaatttgaagatgaaaaaCCTGCGAAAAAGATtaagaaaaccagaaaaactaGAACCAAGATTGAAGTGAAAACTGAATCGGAAACGTAG